GGTTCCAGATGAGAGAGTTCATCAAGGATAATGGTATCACACCTGCACAACCGTTGAATTTCTGGGTTTCTTGAATGCTGCTTACAATCAGCTGCAACGTCCGTTCAACAAGACCAACTTCGAAATGGCTGCTGCTTTGTAACATATTGCAAAGTACTCGGATTATCCTAGCCTTCGAAGTACACCAGTCATCCATTAATGGCAGATCGTGTATatcaaagagaaaaggatCCTGCTCTCTCGAAAGGACATCACTGATCTTTCCTGTGGTTGCAAAAGCTCCCCCAATGACTCTCGCAGCCCACAACCGGTATTCAGGCCCCGGCTTGAAATTTTGAAGCGTCTTGTATATCGCAGTTGTACTAGCAACAGGGTCATTGGCATTGCCGATGATGGCACTGCGATAATCGGGCAGCACTTTAGAGTCGGCACAAAGCAGGGAAACAACATGATCGGAGATTGGTTTGCTAAGCAGGCTTTTTCCAGCGTTCTGATCTCTAAGGATTTCAAGCAGCAATTCATGTTCCTTTGCGCCGTTTAAAGAAGCCCCGGTGTTGGAAATATGCTGTGAAGACTTCAACAGTCGTCTGAATGCCTCTTTTCGCCTTGCGTCTAGAACAGGTGAACTGTATCCGTCCAGAAATCCAATGAACCACTTTATGAATTCCCGAATCTTTGCCAGGGCTATCCTGAATTGGTTCTCTTGTGCCGTACTTTCTGGAGACGATTCCAGAAAGTTTTTCAAGGACGCGAAGGTACTGACAGCAACCTCGGCCATGAAGCATGGCTTCTCAGTCATATAAGGTTCCCCAGCCTCAAGAAGGTACCAAAAAATCCCCAAAGCATCCTCTGAGCAGTAGATATCGGTGAGTAAAGGTTGAAGGGCATGGATTATCATTTCATATGGGTATTCTTGGAGCATGACAGGACCAGCGACGCAAACCAGGATTCTGATCTTCCGGATGACAGAACATGCATGTAAGGACCCAAGTGCTGGGTGTATCGATTCAATGAGAGTCCTTCCAACGAACGTTACCAATGTAGGAGTCCATATCGTTTCAAATTCATATCCACTGCGTCTGCAAAGAAATTCAAGTTCATCTAAAAGATACCGTGCCCTGAAAGATGGTTGTTGATTGGCGGAAAGTGTTATAATAGATGAGCTTTTGGCGGTGATACGTTGCAGGATATCAAGAGCCGCCTGGAAGTTCTCGCGCTTTGAGAAAGCTCTTTCAATCTGGCCGTAATGATCAAGTGTCCTAAAGAACGTAGCGATTACTGAGGGAAACTCTTTCTCAACCAGCTTCACAAAGCGATCAGTCCCCAGAGCTTTCTTCACTCCCGTTTCAACCCCTTTGGGATGATGTCCTTGACCAGGTGGGATACTGATGTCGCGCGCGATACTGTATGCCTCGGCTTTGTAAAAGGATCCCTCCAAAAGCCTGTCAAACGGGATGTTCACACATTTCGAAAGTTCGGCTGCCTCATCTCCATTAGCACGCATCATGATTTGACCCACGACCTCGTCCTGAACGTCTTTCAACATGTCACTGAGACTGGTGTATCCAAACAAGCTAAAAGGCATGGACTTGATTGACTGAGATTCGGTCCAAGTGTATAGAATTTGCGAGGAGAAAAGTCTAAATAACTCTCTCGCATCTTCGAGACCAAGTGCTTCTGCAACCTGACACAGACATTTCTCAGCATACCAAAGAGAATGTGGCACCTGAGCAGGCGTTTCGAACATATGGTAAATGCTTCTGCGAAGCAAAGTATGCCAGTGGGATGCCAATTGGGCCAGTATATATAGGCGAAGGGCTATGCCCTCATCCCAATCTGGGTCTCGAGGCAGACTCTCCAATACATCATCAAAAATGGCATCGTGGTCTTTCAGTAGAAACTGATCAAATAAACGGGGTAACAAGTTAGCAGCGTTGAATTTCACTGGGGCATCTCCCTCCTGGAGGATTGTCAAGAGACTCGTCCGTGGAGAAGGACTAGATTGGTCATTCGTGTATGTCGGATTAGAACTTATGACAGCACCTAGTAGGTCGGAAAGCGCCATATGAACCCTGGACGAGGCTTTCCTCCTTGCCACAAGGACCTCCATGAACCAAGTGTACATGTCAGATGCCGATTCGCTAAGGGTGTCATCCTGCATATTGGTCCATGAACTGACCCAACTGGCCATCATGCGAATGCAGAGGCTGTGGAAACTTTCGCAGCGCTCGAGCTCATAGCTCGGTAGGCATTTCTCTCCAATATCCTCTAGAATCTTGAGCAAAGTGTCCCGATCCATACGAGAGCATGCTCGATAGACATCGGGCATACAATGATGCGCGGCTAGATAATCAACTTCATCTAGCTGGGTCAAGTATCCCACCAGGTCTGTGTGAGCAATGAATCTCCCTGGTTTATCGTTATCTGCCTCTCCTTTCTGGAAGATGGATAGTCGGATAGTCATGCAACGCTGAAAACTCGCGGCGTCGAAGAACAGAGGCATCGCTTCTCTATTCAACACTTTGATATGATCGATTACCGCTGACGATTTATCTGCGCTCGACAAGGGGTCGTCTAGATCCATGGCCTCGTCACCCTTTGCATGCGAGAGTTCACCTTGGCTCCGTCTTTCGTTCTCAAGAATTGCTGAAATTGGCGGCACAAGGGAGCTGAGGGCCCTGGAGACCACGGACCTCGAGTTGAAGAAACACGTGGTTGAGTCCATGAGGAAGGACAGTGGTTCTAAGCACGCGCCAATGAGAGTAGTCTCGCCGCGCGCAAGAAAACAGCATATGTTATTCCAGAGGGTGTTGCTATTGCGCCGCAAGACCTGCAATTGAGAAGCAGCCTGTGTGGGTAAAGACTCTACGTAAAGGGCGGTCATAATGCAAAAGGAAGCAAGTATCTGCAAAACATCCACTGTTATATGGTGTGACTTCTCCTCGGACAAGGATTGCCAGGTTTGTAGGAACAGTTCCGATTTGGCTTGCAAAAGATTTAAGACGACTGCATCATTTGGATCCTGCCGAGTGGATTGTTCTAGAGATAGCGTTTCGGCTATGGTCCAAGGATTAACAGGACACATTGCACCTTCGAGATCAAAAAGATAATTGAGCAGATTCCGGTTGCTGTGAAAGAAGTGCCAATGCTTCGCAATAAGACCTGTCGGACCTCTGAATGGAGAATGAGGAAGCTCGAAAGGTCGATTCGTGCAGGCTAGTAGCAGGTTTAGAAGGTCCAGGGGTCGTGCAAACGCGGCAACCTGTGCCGTTTGGATCCTGTCAGTCACAGTCCCTGATTTTACATTAGCACAGATGATAACCAGAGGAGTTGGATAAAGGTCTACCGATTGTCCAAGCCTCTCGCAGCCATGCACAAACCTGCTTCGACACGTTCGACATTGATCCAGGGTTTATCTGTGCGCCCATGCGGGTTATCACAGCCCAGAAAGCTAACGACGAATCCGTAAGCGTGGAAGGGCCACTTAAGTTGACAGAAGAAAGCATTGAACGAATCTTCTCAGCCATGATGGAGTACTCTAGCAGGTCAAATTGTAGGATAACGTTCATGAGATTGCAGGCAGCTCTGGATGTGCTTTGGGAGGTCGAAGCTCGGGATGCCAGGTCCCAGACTTGGTGCCAGTACTTGTTCAGAGAGGGCGATTTAGCATCTCGACTGCTGGCAATGCTGTATTGTACCTCTGGGTCAGCCATAGCATGATAAAAAGGTGGGGAATACACAAACCTTGAAATGGCCACCATCGTCCATGAAGAAACCGTGCCGTTGTCGTCTAAAATACTAGGTGTCAACCTTTGGAGGAGAAGCGCCTTCGTGTCAATGTCGGCTTGGCCCTCTATGAGAATTGGGATAAGCTGCAATGCACAAATTCTCTTTGTACCGAGAGACGAAAACGAGTCACGCAAAACATCCCCTATTTCTGAAGTAAAACGCTGTTTCTTGTTGGATACTTCCTCTCGGACTTGAGGTGTTGATAACCGGGCAGCTATGTCTTCCAGCAGTTTGAGTAGACACGAGATGACCCAAACAAGTGACCAGTTATGCTCCGATTTAGCATTCCCCAAAAGAGGCCCTGTGATTACTCGGTCTATGTTGGCCGATATCTTGTGGTTGAAAACTAATTCATCGACCTGTAAAATCTCTTTCTCAGGCCGCTTGATATACTCTGAGTAAAGCGTGCCCATGAGGCTTTCGATCAAATGAGACAGAGATTCAGAGGGTTCTCTTCGGGCTGCATCAGCCAAAACGATTGTGGAGAGCATGATAGTTCCGAGCAATTCATCCCGCAAACCTGCAAGTTTTGTACTCCAAAGACGTCGGATTACAGGAATGAGATCAAACAAAAACTCTTGAGCGAGGCCCGACTGGTCAAACAGTACTCTAGTGACGACTGAATTGATGCTACTGAATGCAGCTTGTTGTCCACTTCCAGCGGCAGGTGACGACTTCACATACTCCGCCAACCCATGCAGTATTTTCTCGGCGCTTGCTTGCACAGGGGCATTGGGACTCGCTGTTAGAAGTTGTATGCACACTATTATCTCTCCAATGACACTTTTATTGCCTGTATACTTATCTCTGATTGTCAGAGATGATGTCGGTCTCGATGGGGTTGAGCGGCCGCTGGCATCCAAATAATCATCCAAGCTGGACCGAAAACTATCCCGAAAGCTCGTTTGGCTATCATCTTCCATAACGCCGAGACTTCTCAAACAAAAGCTCATGAGCTTCCCCCATTCGCTGCTGCTCAAGTGTTCGACGTGCGGTGGATAACGTAAAAGTGCGACCAAGCATTTTGTATAGCCTGCACTTAACGGCTCCCAAAGTCCTTCTTCCGGCGTCGGCAGAGTCTCCGTAATATGGTCGACAATGGCGCGAAGGGTCTTGTACCTCAAATTGCGTAAGAATACATCGACTGCTATTCGAAGAACGGATGCGCATGTAGATAAACGGGTGCTCGATGCTCCTTTGGAACTTGCGCGATTATATGACGTCCTCTCAACCGCAACGAATCGAAACAAACACTCAAAAATCTTATGACAAGCTTTGTCATCCACGGCATGACTAGATTGATACACACGATCATCAACTCGTATTCTCGTTCATAGAGTTAGGTCTGTCGTACAGTTTCGAGCTTTGCTTATTCTGCTGGAGGACATGCTTCAAATCTAGCAGATACACCAGTTAGCAGGCAACCCATTGAGTATCATAGGATTTCCACAAACCAGATAAAGCCTCATTTCGGTCCTTCAACTTCTCTGATGAGAGCAATGCAATTGCCCTGTCCAGCCTGATTTCTTCCATGGTTGTTGATACTGGGCCGGCGCGGAGCGTTAAGAAGCAACGCTTCTCAGCATCTGGTCATTCTTCACTTGGGCATTTCCAGAACAGAAAAGAGCTCAAGTATAAAACCATCAAATAGACAAACTTCCGACACTGAATCGAGTTGTGCAAAACAGAAAGAGCGTTGTTCATTGTTGATTTCTGGTGATGCCGGATCTGAAGGCGGTGAGGAGAATCTGACGCTTTTTTTTCGCCTGCGACAAGAGtcggagaaagagagagctCTAGGTAGCTTCATACAGCACCACCTGTACCTCTTTTcgcttcctcctcttcctctctccgcGACTGCAAACGGCTTTTCCAACAATGGAGGAGAGAGAGTCCCTGGTAGGCCTTCGTGGCTTGTACCAAGATCTTTCTGCTCTTTCGGACTCGTCGTTGGTAAACATTGACCGGCTCCGCGTTGAGCTGGAGACGCACATCGACGACTTCAGGAAGCTGTTGGACAAGCCTGCAAAGAACAATGCTAGTCGACAGGCCGTTATGTCGGGTAAGAAAATGCTAACAAAGTCTCAGAGGAAACAatggctgttgttgctgctgcgagaACTGCGCTGACATTGGTTACGACTCGGTGTAGGGAAGATCACTCTCGACGACGTGGAATACTCCGTCAACCAAGAGTTCCAACAAGGAGTACTCGAATTGGCCGATTCTATCAATATCGATGAGTTACAAGCGGCGAAGATGTTCCTGGTGGCCCAAGAGGAGGCTCAACTGTTGGACAGACCCCCTCTGATCGCTGCGATTATGCGATTCCACGAGCGTCGACTATTTTTGCTGGAAGCATTGCGCCTCGTTTTCCAGGAATCATCGTTTGAAGTGGAAAAGGAAATGACTCAGGAGCTTATGCAAGAAGTGGTGGCCCATGTTCTCGAGATCAAAGGCGCTCCTTTACGAAATGCCTCTCTTTACGCAAGGAAGGTCATGAGCTCGATGGAAGATATTGAGAAAACACTTATTCTTCTCGGTGAGCAGATTCAAAAGGCGTCGATCGTTGGTCAGGCCGGGGATCCTGATGTCATGGAGGCCATTGAATACCAACGGAACAGCTTACAGCAACAACACGAATCGCTTGGCGCCATTTTATGCTACATGTTCAAAGGCCCTTACACGAGTCCCGAAGAAATCCGACATCTTTTGAATCGCTTAAGAAAGCTGGACCGGTTTGATGGGCTGCTAGTTCATTACGTTCCTTCCATAATCTCGTCCTTCGTCAAACATGGTTCTCCCGAGAGTGCTGCTTCGTATAAGGAGGCAAGAAGCCTACACACAGCAATCACCGCTTCTAGCAAAGATGGCCAGGTTTGGATTCTCCCGGCTTTCCATTCCGCTGTCATCGCCTTGTGGCTCGCTGTGTACAGTGGATGGGATTATGATGGGCCATCGTCTCCGCTGCCAGGGGTGGACCTCGAGAAGGAGGCGCAAGAACGTACGAAAATGTTTATGACGGCACTGGATGACGGAGGATTAGACTTCATTCTTGCTGTTTGCGCTGGGGTAAACAACGAAGAGCAGGGGGATCCAGCCCGGGGTGAATTGGTGGCACTGTTGCTGAAGGAGAGCACCGCAGCAATGCCTGAGTCTGACTCATGCTCGGAATATCTAAAGAAATTACTGATGGAGAATCTGGAGGTATTCGTCGAGTCGTGTATCGCGAACATGCCCGACGCTGTTCGTATGCTGAAGACCGAAGAGGACACGCAGCGGCTGGACCAAATCACCGCTCTTCGAGATGGCTTGACATCGAGCCTGCATCGTGGACTGGTGGAAGCTCGCACCCATCTCGAGTCATTCCTGATGGTGATGGCTTTTGCGTTTGATAATCGAGCAGATGCAGCACAGGAGTTCTGGGCTGATCCAGATGGTAATCTTTACGGTTTCCTCCAGTGGGCTTCAAAAAGGCAAACGGTCCCTCGCGTAAGCGCCTTCTGCGAGCTACTCTGCTCCATAGCTGGCGGAGAGGAGAATGCCATTGCTGCACATAGATTTTTGTCTGAAGAGGACAAGTTCATGTCTGGCAAGTTCCGGCGCCCAACTTCTATGAACTGGTCCCAGATGTTTGCCGAGCTTCAGCTCTATGCGTCTCGCGTAATTGAGAAACCACCAACCACATCACAGGCTATCTTACGTGCGAGGAAACCAGAATCAGCCGACATGAGCGAGCCAGAAAGCCCAGTAATGCTGACATGCTATCTCAGATTAATGGGTCACTTGAGCCAACAAAGTGCTACTATAAGAGAGTGGATGCTGCATCACCCGTCGTTTAACCTGGTCAGTACCTTGCTGACATTGTGCAGTGGGCCGATACCCACTCACCTGAGAGCCACCACCTTCAAAACTCTTGCAGCATTGATGACAGACAGGTCGACTATAAACGGACATGAAATGTGGCTTTCGCTTGATCAGTGGATCTCTGGTGGATCAATGGGCGCATCAGGCCTCAGCAAAGCTCCGATGGTCTCGAACCCTCTCGTGTGGCATGAGCAGCAAGCGTTCCAGAAGATCAGTGAGAGCTTCAATCAAGCCAATGCGTTTGTTGGTCTGATCCACACTCTTGTATCCCCGATTATCGATACTTCCGGAAACCCTTTGTCGCTATCGTTCCCCGAATCACTAGGGTCTTCCTATCGCATGCCGGGAATCGAACCCTATGTCGATTTTGTTCTGGGTCAAGCCTTATCCAAAAAAGTACCGGACCTCAATGAACAGCAAGCCCGTTTGTTGACCTACAATTGCCTGGACTTTGCTTTAGCTTGCCTGAGGAGCTTTAACGAAAACCTCGTTACAGTGCTCAGTCAACCCACAGTGGCCTCAGACTCTACACTCAAGACATCATCTTTGGTTACCTATATTCGCCTTCATCCCTTCGCGCGGGTGGCTGAATGGCTGTTCAACGAAGAAGTTCTCAAAGCTCTTTTTGCCACCGCCCACCAAGACATAATGGAGGTCTCCAGAGCACCATCCGAATCCACATTGGTGTTGGGTCTGCTTAGGAGTCTTGAGGTTATGGATGAGATGATGGAACTCCAGTCGACCTATCTCAATATTGTCCGACCATTAATCAGATCCCAGGCTGGGGGTAGCAGAGTTAACGTAGCAAACTCGGCTCTTTCCTCGTTCGAGGACAGCATTTTGAACAACCTGACTATCGTACCTGCTTTGTGCCTTTACTGCGGAACTGGTCACGAGCAGCTTACCGTGACGTCGATGGGGTTGTTGGAAAAACTGTCAAGCTCAAAGAGACTCAACAAATTATCGTCTCCCGAACTGTCCAAATGGCGCCCCTCAAATAAGATTGTCGAAGTCCTGAGCGCCGAGGTGGATGTCGACAGTGTGTCTCGTCCGCTTGTAACGCACATGCAGCCTGAGTTAAGGGAGTTAGAATCTGGTTCGCAGTCTTCAGGATATGTTATCCGGGAGGGCTTACTTGCGCTGCTGAATACGTGTCTCGGAATGATCACGGACCGCCCAACAGTCGCTCATCTTCTGCTTGGTTTTAATAGCGTTGGCAACATGCTTGATGTGGCTCCGGACGGTCTCTTTGCGAACCAGATGTCCCTCTTACACGCCGTTATTGGTTTCTTGGAAAGTAATCCCGATGAGGTGGACGGGAACATTCTGCCCTGGATGGTGCATCTCAAGCGCATGGCGTTTGAGGTATTGAAGCATCTGTGGTCTTCCAAACTTGCATCTTTCTTCACGCTTTCCGAAATGCGCTCGAATCAATTCCTTGTAAACATGTTTGCAAGCCAGCCCATTATTGGAACGAACACGATGTGGAACGGGTTCCTGATCGTCACGGAGGAATTCTGGCTTTCTGATTCAGCTTCTGCTTTAGCGGAGTTTTTGTTGTATCGGAGTTTTCTATATAATTATGCTGCCACTGAAATTCGGTCAGCTGCGAAACTCGGTTCGTCAACTCTCCAAACCGAAATTTTATCGACGCTTCTGGGAACCTCACGGGTGGAGACTGGTGAAACTGTTTCCCATCCGACTGTGTTCGATCTCTTTGATTTTGCAGACCTGGATATCGCGCATCAACTACTGCCACCCAAGCTTGTTTTTCTCGATGCTTTAGACCTCGAAGTCTGTGCTAAGCCGCAAGCGGATGAGTCTCTTGTCCTCTACGATGTGGATGATGTAGAGGAGCTTATTCAAGTAAGAAAGGAAGACTTGTTGGACAATGGCCAGTTGCGGCCTCAAGACGAGGAGCTTTTCCTGGTCGAAGCTGGGGATGTGATATTATTCGTTCAGTCGACGAACCGAAACAGGCAGATCAGTTATAACCGCTATCTCGCACTTCGGTCGTGGGCCGAACTAATCACGACTATGGTCAATTGCTCTGACATTGACGGTGGGCGCAGTCCAACTTTCATACTTCACTCCATCCAGATGATTCTTCCGAAACTCGAAACGG
This region of Aspergillus chevalieri M1 DNA, chromosome 4, nearly complete sequence genomic DNA includes:
- the atmA gene encoding DNA-binding protein kinase TEL1 (BUSCO:EOG0926009O;~COG:L;~EggNog:ENOG410PFW9;~InterPro:IPR016024,IPR003152,IPR036940,IPR018936, IPR015519,IPR044107,IPR021668,IPR011009,IPR014009, IPR000403;~PFAM:PF02260,PF00454;~go_function: GO:0004674 - protein serine/threonine kinase activity [Evidence IEA];~go_function: GO:0005515 - protein binding [Evidence IEA];~go_function: GO:0016301 - kinase activity [Evidence IEA];~go_process: GO:0000077 - DNA damage checkpoint [Evidence IEA];~go_process: GO:0000723 - telomere maintenance [Evidence IEA];~go_process: GO:0006281 - DNA repair [Evidence IEA];~go_process: GO:0006974 - cellular response to DNA damage stimulus [Evidence IEA];~go_process: GO:0016572 - histone phosphorylation [Evidence IEA]): MEEIRLDRAIALLSSEKLKDRNEALSDLKHVLQQNKQSSKLHAVDDKACHKIFECLFRFVAVERTSYNRASSKGASSTRLSTCASVLRIAVDVFLRNLRYKTLRAIVDHITETLPTPEEGLWEPLSAGYTKCLVALLRYPPHVEHLSSSEWGKLMSFCLRSLGVMEDDSQTSFRDSFRSSLDDYLDASGRSTPSRPTSSLTIRDKYTGNKSVIGEIIVCIQLLTASPNAPVQASAEKILHGLAEYVKSSPAAGSGQQAAFSSINSVVTRVLFDQSGLAQEFLFDLIPVIRRLWSTKLAGLRDELLGTIMLSTIVLADAARREPSESLSHLIESLMGTLYSEYIKRPEKEILQVDELVFNHKISANIDRVITGPLLGNAKSEHNWSLVWVISCLLKLLEDIAARLSTPQVREEVSNKKQRFTSEIGDVLRDSFSSLGTKRICALQLIPILIEGQADIDTKALLLQRLTPSILDDNGTVSSWTMVAISSIASSRDAKSPSLNKYWHQVWDLASRASTSQSTSRAACNLMNVILQFDLLEYSIMAEKIRSMLSSVNLSGPSTLTDSSLAFWAVITRMGAQINPGSMSNVSKQVCAWLREAWTIGTVTDRIQTAQVAAFARPLDLLNLLLACTNRPFELPHSPFRGPTGLIAKHWHFFHSNRNLLNYLFDLEGAMCPVNPWTIAETLSLEQSTRQDPNDAVVLNLLQAKSELFLQTWQSLSEEKSHHITVDVLQILASFCIMTALYVESLPTQAASQLQVLRRNSNTLWNNICCFLARGETTLIGACLEPLSFLMDSTTCFFNSRSVVSRALSSLVPPISAILENERRSQGELSHAKGDEAMDLDDPLSSADKSSAVIDHIKVLNREAMPLFFDAASFQRCMTIRLSIFQKGEADNDKPGRFIAHTDLVGYLTQLDEVDYLAAHHCMPDVYRACSRMDRDTLLKILEDIGEKCLPSYELERCESFHSLCIRMMASWVSSWTNMQDDTLSESASDMYTWFMEVLVARRKASSRVHMALSDLLGAVISSNPTYTNDQSSPSPRTSLLTILQEGDAPVKFNAANLLPRLFDQFLLKDHDAIFDDVLESLPRDPDWDEGIALRLYILAQLASHWHTLLRRSIYHMFETPAQVPHSLWYAEKCLCQVAEALGLEDARELFRLFSSQILYTWTESQSIKSMPFSLFGYTSLSDMLKDVQDEVVGQIMMRANGDEAAELSKCVNIPFDRLLEGSFYKAEAYSIARDISIPPGQGHHPKGVETGVKKALGTDRFVKLVEKEFPSVIATFFRTLDHYGQIERAFSKRENFQAALDILQRITAKSSSIITLSANQQPSFRARYLLDELEFLCRRSGYEFETIWTPTLVTFVGRTLIESIHPALGSLHACSVIRKIRILVCVAGPVMLQEYPYEMIIHALQPLLTDIYCSEDALGIFWYLLEAGEPYMTEKPCFMAEVAVSTFASLKNFLESSPESTAQENQFRIALAKIREFIKWFIGFLDGYSSPVLDARRKEAFRRLLKSSQHISNTGASLNGAKEHELLLEILRDQNAGKSLLSKPISDHVVSLLCADSKVLPDYRSAIIGNANDPVASTTAIYKTLQNFKPGPEYRLWAARVIGGAFATTGKISDVLSREQDPFLFDIHDLPLMDDWCTSKARIIRVLCNMLQSSSHFEVGLVERTLQLIVSSIQETQKFNGCAGVIPLSLMNSLIWNPYHCPALPLSTSEENWSEQQTSWPEVSADSFARKIALFLSKSAPRNPVIGPLQKVLNAIPGLASQLLPFIIHDILLSELYGEARVRDSLSDIFKEALYEVEDNKIPHVRLVIDCILYLRDQPRPRETKIVDRDEWLNIDYGEASAAANKCHLPKTALLFLEIHASRVLSSARRSSLAKYEPPSDLLHDIFKDIDDPDLYYGIQKKASLDSVMEMLEYKSSSFKNLLFQSAQYDSDIQMGDGSSRHGILKALNSTNLQGIANSMVSISGDTNDTSGSFDSMLQSAISLRQWDIPVSPVNSSPAATVFRVFQSLNTSTTLPEITTCLDECLLSTLDSLTRTDRSATSLRTATRVLGILTEVNDVVSARSIEEVSQGSLDIMTRNSWLKTTSVHEIGEILSYHEALFSSIKQKNYLKSAMKLSDDDAQLLEVKVIRRSLEITRNHDMPQASLKSAICLSKLAEACSSKGINIEGAAKYDLANVLWDQGEMTTSIRMLQQLSGQKHLHRQAVPISRAELLVTLGHHVAEARLEVPEVIIEEYLDPAVKELKDRSEGEDAGRVYHGFAMFCDQQLQNPDGLEDFKRVEQIRNRKERELDALESLLKKAQGRERENLKNHRAKAKQWFDLDDMEYQRHLKSREAFMQQCLENYLLCLRESETYNNDILRFCALWLDNSDSKIANKAVSQYLNEVPSRKFAPLMNQLTSRLLDITDDFQNLLTTLIYRICAEHPFHGMYQIFASSKSKGGKDEISLSRHRAAVKLVDSLKADKGIGGTWVAIHNHNIDYVRFAIDRVNERYKSGAKIPLRKLPTGQRLEDDAALQKLPPPTMNIDLRVDGDYTNVPKLAKFLPEFTLASGVSAPKIVTAIATNGLRYKQLFKGGNDDLRQDAIMEQVFGQVSSLLKDHRATRQRNLVIRTYKVLPLTSNAGIIEFVPNTIPLHDYILPAHQRYYPKDMKPSTCRKHIADVQTRTNEIRVRTYNQVAESFRPVMRYFFMERYNNPDDWFDKRLAYTRSTAAISILGHVLGLGDRHGHNILMDEQTGEVVHIDLGVAFEQGRILPIPEVVPFRLTRDLVDGMGITKTEGVFRRCCEFTLETLRQESYSIMTILDVLRYDPLYSWSLSPLRMKKMQDQQEAGGAPEFPRAGDQQAYNEPGEADRALKVVEKKLSKTLSVTATVNELIQQATDEKNLAVLYSGWAAYA
- a CDS encoding nuclear pore complex Nup192/Nup205 family protein (BUSCO:EOG092604ML;~COG:O;~EggNog:ENOG410PG1D;~InterPro:IPR021827;~PFAM:PF11894;~TransMembrane:1 (o1574-1594i);~go_component: GO:0005643 - nuclear pore [Evidence IEA]) gives rise to the protein MEERESLVGLRGLYQDLSALSDSSLVNIDRLRVELETHIDDFRKLLDKPAKNNASRQAVMSGKITLDDVEYSVNQEFQQGVLELADSINIDELQAAKMFLVAQEEAQLLDRPPLIAAIMRFHERRLFLLEALRLVFQESSFEVEKEMTQELMQEVVAHVLEIKGAPLRNASLYARKVMSSMEDIEKTLILLGEQIQKASIVGQAGDPDVMEAIEYQRNSLQQQHESLGAILCYMFKGPYTSPEEIRHLLNRLRKLDRFDGLLVHYVPSIISSFVKHGSPESAASYKEARSLHTAITASSKDGQVWILPAFHSAVIALWLAVYSGWDYDGPSSPLPGVDLEKEAQERTKMFMTALDDGGLDFILAVCAGVNNEEQGDPARGELVALLLKESTAAMPESDSCSEYLKKLLMENLEVFVESCIANMPDAVRMLKTEEDTQRLDQITALRDGLTSSLHRGLVEARTHLESFLMVMAFAFDNRADAAQEFWADPDGNLYGFLQWASKRQTVPRVSAFCELLCSIAGGEENAIAAHRFLSEEDKFMSGKFRRPTSMNWSQMFAELQLYASRVIEKPPTTSQAILRARKPESADMSEPESPVMLTCYLRLMGHLSQQSATIREWMLHHPSFNLVSTLLTLCSGPIPTHLRATTFKTLAALMTDRSTINGHEMWLSLDQWISGGSMGASGLSKAPMVSNPLVWHEQQAFQKISESFNQANAFVGLIHTLVSPIIDTSGNPLSLSFPESLGSSYRMPGIEPYVDFVLGQALSKKVPDLNEQQARLLTYNCLDFALACLRSFNENLVTVLSQPTVASDSTLKTSSLVTYIRLHPFARVAEWLFNEEVLKALFATAHQDIMEVSRAPSESTLVLGLLRSLEVMDEMMELQSTYLNIVRPLIRSQAGGSRVNVANSALSSFEDSILNNLTIVPALCLYCGTGHEQLTVTSMGLLEKLSSSKRLNKLSSPELSKWRPSNKIVEVLSAEVDVDSVSRPLVTHMQPELRELESGSQSSGYVIREGLLALLNTCLGMITDRPTVAHLLLGFNSVGNMLDVAPDGLFANQMSLLHAVIGFLESNPDEVDGNILPWMVHLKRMAFEVLKHLWSSKLASFFTLSEMRSNQFLVNMFASQPIIGTNTMWNGFLIVTEEFWLSDSASALAEFLLYRSFLYNYAATEIRSAAKLGSSTLQTEILSTLLGTSRVETGETVSHPTVFDLFDFADLDIAHQLLPPKLVFLDALDLEVCAKPQADESLVLYDVDDVEELIQVRKEDLLDNGQLRPQDEELFLVEAGDVILFVQSTNRNRQISYNRYLALRSWAELITTMVNCSDIDGGRSPTFILHSIQMILPKLETAVEEDLPEATELARLAETLISNLESTTSKAKSTRSGDIIDDKLHQLFQICIRGIILATGNVNLRETFYNICSHYITRIASPDPAHENLRRHSQQVVKTAGLALIEATCDDAYSGQETCRVSALLLLNLLATLDNQADSILAESISQSNYLGLFLDAIRALPIELRNAQANDTPLLLSFYQSLLSLLQQLCQTKNGAIHVIKTGLFDAVRESQLFAADPDIGIDIDNPDALRKYYDLLLAVLRVIVSAVFVRGLHNEQMIEQTRAFLAENRQSMVGIFKRFAKIGGAGSADHHETLSDLTKSYMALVAATGFLDFEDQEVMEQSSTSMFS